In one Hypanus sabinus isolate sHypSab1 chromosome 11, sHypSab1.hap1, whole genome shotgun sequence genomic region, the following are encoded:
- the LOC132401972 gene encoding DEP domain-containing protein 1B-like isoform X1, producing MESRIISPGPYRATKLWNELIKLFRAGMPLKKHSVRLKKYNNCFTASEAVDWLHELLRNNSNFGPDVTRQQTLQLLRKFLKNRVIEDIKGRWGAENVDDNSQLYRFPATSPLKVVPSQPPFYQKITTGMSNAKKSEFCPLYKEAKVPQANTEELDKEVLVVTSDEEWTHARPVTQSDIEEAWREVVLNHLQKLLGLASLDEVLDLSQVISQNIVYNVCNISKHGVVVLQDKSEDLPHWVLSAMKCLANWPRHNDLNQPTYPGFERDVFKTVADYFINLPEPLLTFEYYELFVNILVLCGYIMISNRQQGKRKNLDEFGCPQPAKSQHLNSHKTSFKSTECLLLSLIRKDISAKPTQQQEEVNVSEQKLFRNEHNLQKGCARRLNQHVKSNKKADIKDQLIGGSYQNLAHLKNDLRQRCPIMSRHHSVGHIASGDKVRKPLSHINLNVARPQNGTEQSHIQGTQPLINSRPKAESMSNLYLESGRQQVSNFSTRCSSAWTLAESSNEPRTKYTNQELVTGEATNAIDQKSVQGQDQQNQDSQFGRLHYFSKVNYHELNTTNNYKIPKGVGSCFNINAPVAEVTMKPNCSPELGLRRPSAFSLANTGTGYPTADGAMFQCFKYTVDGSENCSSNDCHSTFAECLNDPQSLLQPHLEQVAIEALQICCLLLPPPNRRKLQLLMRMISRISQNVDMPQLHDAMGTRMLVVNTFSHCILRCKKEVDLDELLGTRLVSFILDHHQEILQVPSYLQNAVEDHINHLQRVKIQYPCTDVNPSVPMYTFCQQISNKEFEEQKVTISHRAMAELLENIVEDKKLSVKDKKKKLKQFQKEYPEIYQNRFPTSECEMKLFQDRPKIKPPLLVIMKKPLKHQQKKQNIRS from the exons ATGGAAAGCCGGATTATCTCGCCGGGGCCGTATAGGGCTACGAAGCTG tggAATGAATTAATCAAGCTGTTTAGGGCAGGAATGCCTTTGAAGAAACATAGTGTGCGCTTGAAAAAGTACAATAATTGTTTTACTGCTTCAGAGGCAGTTGATTGGCTACATGAGCTGCTGAGAAATAACAGTAACTTTGGACCAGATGTGACTAGACAGCAAACTCTGCAACTGTTAAGAAAGTTTTTGAAGAATCGTGTGATTGAGGATATAAAAGGAAGATGGGGAGCAGAGAATGTGGATGATAACAGTCAGTTATATAG ATTTCCTGCTACATCTCCATTGAAAGTTGTTCCTAGCCAGCCTCCATTTTACCAAAAAATTACAACTGGAATGAGCAACGCGAAGAAAAGTGAATTTTGTCCATTGTATAAGGAGGCTAAAGTTCCTCAG GCGAATACTGAAGAATTGGATAAGGAAGTTCTAGTGGTCACTTCTGACGAAGAGTGGACACACGCCAGGCCAGTTACTCAGAGTGACATTGAAGAAGCTTGGAGAGAAGTTGTACTTAATCA CCTGCAGAAACTCTTAGGCTTAGCTTCACTGGATGAAGTGCTGGATCTCTCACAAGTTATTTCTCAGAATATTGTATACAATGTATGTAACATCAGTAAACATGGCGTTGTTGTATTACAAGACAAATCAG AAGATCTACCTCATTGGGTGCTGTCTGCTATGAAGTGTCTAGCAAACT GGCCCCGGCACAATGACCTGAATCAGCCAACATATCCGGGTTTTGAGCGAGATGTATTTAAGACTGTTGCAGATTACTTTATCAATCTTCCTGAGCCACTGCTTACGTTTGAATATTATGAACTCTTTGTGAATATATTAG TTTTGTGTGGTTACATCATGATCTCAAACAGACAACAAGGAAAACGCAAGAATTTGGATGAATTTGGCTGTCCACAGCCAGCAAAATCACAACACCTGAATAGCCATAAAACCTCTTTCAAATCGACTGAATGCTTGTTGCTGAGCTTAATTCGCAAAGACATTTCAGCGAAGCCCACGCAGCAACAGGAGGAAGTCAATGTATCTGAGCAGAAACTATTTCGAAATGAGCATAATCTTCAAAAAGGATGTGCTAGGCGTCTAAATCAACATGTGAAAAGCAATAAGAAAGCTGATATTAAAGATCAATTAATAGGAGGCAGCTATCAAAACCTAGCTCACTTAAAAAATGATCTCAGACAGCGCTGCCCAATCATGTCGAGGCACCACTCAGTGGGACACATTGCAAGTGGAGATAAGGTACGCAAGCCACTGAGCCACATTAACCTGAATGTGGCAAGGCCTCAGAATGGTACTGAACAGTCCCATATTCAGGGCACCCAGCCCCTCATTAATAGTAGACCTAAAGCAGAATCAATGTCAAATCTGTATCTGGAAAGTGGCAGACAGCAAGTTTCTAATTTCAGCACCAGGTGCAGCTCAGCATGGACTTTGGCTGAATCCAGTAATGAACCTCGGACTAAGTATACAAATCAAGAATTGGTCACTGGAGAGGCGACCAATGCAATTGACCAAAAATCAGTTCAGGGTCAGGATCAACAGAATCAGGATTCACAATTTGGAAGATTGCACTATTTTTCAAAAGTTAATTACCATGAGCTTAATACAACAAATAACTATAAGATACCCAAAGGCGTGGGCAGCTGTTTTAACATAAATGCTCCAGTTGCTGAAGTTACAATGAAACCCAATTGCTCACCTGAGCTAGGATTAAGAAGACCAAGTGCATTTAGTTTGGCCAACACAGGAACTGGATATCCAACTGCAGATGGAGCCATGTTCCAGTGTTTTAAGTATACTGTGGATGGATCTGAGAATTGCTCTTCAAATGACTGCCATTCAACCTTTGCAGAATGTTTGAATGACCCACAAA GTTTATTGCAACCTCACCTGGAGCAGGTTGCTATAGAAGCTCTCCAGATATGTTGCCTTCTTTTACCTCCACCCAATCGCAGAAAACTGCAACTACTTATGCGCATGATATCTCGTATTAGCCAGAATGTCGATATGCCACAGCTTCATGATGCTATGGGAACAAGGATGCTG GTGGTTAACACTTTTTCACACTGTATATTACGTTGCAAGAAAGAAGTTGACCTTGATGAATTGTTAGGTACTCGACTTGTTTCTTTTATACTGGACCACCATCAAGAGATTCTACAAGTACCATCTTATCTGCAGAATGCTGTAGAAGATCACATCAACCATCTCCAAAGAGTTAAG ATTCAGTATCCATGTACAGATGTGAATCCTTCAGTCCCAATGTATACATTCTGCCAACAGATAAGCAATAAGGAatttgaagaacaaaaggttacTATATCTCACCGTGCCATGGCTGAGTTATTGGAAAATATTGTGGAAGACAAGAAATTATCAGTCaaagacaagaaaaaaaaacttaaacaa TTCCAAAAGGAATATCCAGAAATCTATCAAAACCGCTTCCCCACGTCCGAGTGTGAGATGAAGCTCTTTCAGGATAGACCCAAGATCAAGCCACCATTGCTGGTTATAATGAAGAAACCACTTAAACACCAGCAGAAAAAACAGAATATCAGGAGCTGA
- the LOC132401972 gene encoding DEP domain-containing protein 1A-like isoform X2, translating to MISNRQQGKRKNLDEFGCPQPAKSQHLNSHKTSFKSTECLLLSLIRKDISAKPTQQQEEVNVSEQKLFRNEHNLQKGCARRLNQHVKSNKKADIKDQLIGGSYQNLAHLKNDLRQRCPIMSRHHSVGHIASGDKVRKPLSHINLNVARPQNGTEQSHIQGTQPLINSRPKAESMSNLYLESGRQQVSNFSTRCSSAWTLAESSNEPRTKYTNQELVTGEATNAIDQKSVQGQDQQNQDSQFGRLHYFSKVNYHELNTTNNYKIPKGVGSCFNINAPVAEVTMKPNCSPELGLRRPSAFSLANTGTGYPTADGAMFQCFKYTVDGSENCSSNDCHSTFAECLNDPQSLLQPHLEQVAIEALQICCLLLPPPNRRKLQLLMRMISRISQNVDMPQLHDAMGTRMLVVNTFSHCILRCKKEVDLDELLGTRLVSFILDHHQEILQVPSYLQNAVEDHINHLQRVKIQYPCTDVNPSVPMYTFCQQISNKEFEEQKVTISHRAMAELLENIVEDKKLSVKDKKKKLKQFQKEYPEIYQNRFPTSECEMKLFQDRPKIKPPLLVIMKKPLKHQQKKQNIRS from the exons ATGATCTCAAACAGACAACAAGGAAAACGCAAGAATTTGGATGAATTTGGCTGTCCACAGCCAGCAAAATCACAACACCTGAATAGCCATAAAACCTCTTTCAAATCGACTGAATGCTTGTTGCTGAGCTTAATTCGCAAAGACATTTCAGCGAAGCCCACGCAGCAACAGGAGGAAGTCAATGTATCTGAGCAGAAACTATTTCGAAATGAGCATAATCTTCAAAAAGGATGTGCTAGGCGTCTAAATCAACATGTGAAAAGCAATAAGAAAGCTGATATTAAAGATCAATTAATAGGAGGCAGCTATCAAAACCTAGCTCACTTAAAAAATGATCTCAGACAGCGCTGCCCAATCATGTCGAGGCACCACTCAGTGGGACACATTGCAAGTGGAGATAAGGTACGCAAGCCACTGAGCCACATTAACCTGAATGTGGCAAGGCCTCAGAATGGTACTGAACAGTCCCATATTCAGGGCACCCAGCCCCTCATTAATAGTAGACCTAAAGCAGAATCAATGTCAAATCTGTATCTGGAAAGTGGCAGACAGCAAGTTTCTAATTTCAGCACCAGGTGCAGCTCAGCATGGACTTTGGCTGAATCCAGTAATGAACCTCGGACTAAGTATACAAATCAAGAATTGGTCACTGGAGAGGCGACCAATGCAATTGACCAAAAATCAGTTCAGGGTCAGGATCAACAGAATCAGGATTCACAATTTGGAAGATTGCACTATTTTTCAAAAGTTAATTACCATGAGCTTAATACAACAAATAACTATAAGATACCCAAAGGCGTGGGCAGCTGTTTTAACATAAATGCTCCAGTTGCTGAAGTTACAATGAAACCCAATTGCTCACCTGAGCTAGGATTAAGAAGACCAAGTGCATTTAGTTTGGCCAACACAGGAACTGGATATCCAACTGCAGATGGAGCCATGTTCCAGTGTTTTAAGTATACTGTGGATGGATCTGAGAATTGCTCTTCAAATGACTGCCATTCAACCTTTGCAGAATGTTTGAATGACCCACAAA GTTTATTGCAACCTCACCTGGAGCAGGTTGCTATAGAAGCTCTCCAGATATGTTGCCTTCTTTTACCTCCACCCAATCGCAGAAAACTGCAACTACTTATGCGCATGATATCTCGTATTAGCCAGAATGTCGATATGCCACAGCTTCATGATGCTATGGGAACAAGGATGCTG GTGGTTAACACTTTTTCACACTGTATATTACGTTGCAAGAAAGAAGTTGACCTTGATGAATTGTTAGGTACTCGACTTGTTTCTTTTATACTGGACCACCATCAAGAGATTCTACAAGTACCATCTTATCTGCAGAATGCTGTAGAAGATCACATCAACCATCTCCAAAGAGTTAAG ATTCAGTATCCATGTACAGATGTGAATCCTTCAGTCCCAATGTATACATTCTGCCAACAGATAAGCAATAAGGAatttgaagaacaaaaggttacTATATCTCACCGTGCCATGGCTGAGTTATTGGAAAATATTGTGGAAGACAAGAAATTATCAGTCaaagacaagaaaaaaaaacttaaacaa TTCCAAAAGGAATATCCAGAAATCTATCAAAACCGCTTCCCCACGTCCGAGTGTGAGATGAAGCTCTTTCAGGATAGACCCAAGATCAAGCCACCATTGCTGGTTATAATGAAGAAACCACTTAAACACCAGCAGAAAAAACAGAATATCAGGAGCTGA